The following are encoded together in the Platichthys flesus chromosome 9, fPlaFle2.1, whole genome shotgun sequence genome:
- the trmt13 gene encoding tRNA:m(4)X modification enzyme TRM13 homolog isoform X1, protein MAAPELCGFFLEKKKRFCKMMVSRGRRFCGEHATMEEGNSSRRIVCPLDPKHTVSEDKLDKHLKKCNSREKEKPVYYVENINAGSADGDECQQQVSLSELSRTELRSLLDKLRTAVTDLQCNVEDSVMSHPALQGELNNPKNGDSAHKHLKQQSSILGHLEELGLLGGGRCYVEFGAGRGKLSHWIHEALKTCKDLQLLLVERCSTRFKVDGKHQDVGVKFERLQVDIQHLDLSKVPLLRKKHLPLVGVGKHLCGAATDLALRCLLETPGLREETEPPPKRLRTSEPAAGPDTGSVLNDTGLVSDPGPASGAVLGLAVALCCHHRCEWRHYVGQQFFLQQGLGASEFSAFCRISSWATCGLRPTNQDATRPGGDEEEHEAAEETDAVNGFLSAAEREQVGRLCKLLIDSGRVHFLTTKGFDSKLSRYADAQVTLENVLLTAVPSPRPLS, encoded by the exons ATGGCGGCTCCGGAGTTGTGTGGTTTCTTCTTGGAGAAAAAGAAACGGTTCTGTAAAATGATGGTGAGCCGAGGAAGAAGGTTCTGTGGAGAACATGCGACCATG gaggaaggaaacagcagcaggagaataGTGTGTCCTCTTGACCCCAAGCA cactGTGAGTGAAgacaaactggacaaacacCTGAAGAAGTGTAActccagagagaaagagaaaccc GTTTATTATGTGGAGAACATAAACGCTGGATCCGCCGATGGAGACGAGTGTCAGCAGCAG GTGAGTCTGAGTGAGCTGAGCCGGACGGAGTTACGCTCTCTGCTGGACAAACTGAGGACTGCAGTCACag ATCTGCAGTGTAACGTGGAGGACAGCGTAATGTCTCATCCTGCCCTCCAGGGGGAGCTTAATAACCCAAAGAATGGAGACTCAGCCCATAAACACCTGAAACAGCAG TCTTCTATTCTAGGTCACCTAGAGGAGCTGGGGCTGCTGGGAGGGGGGCGATGCTATGTGGAGTTTGGCGCAGGTCGAGGGAAACTGTCTCACTGGATCCACGAAGCCCTGAAGACCTGCAaggacctgcagctgctgctggtggagcgCTGTAGCACCCGCTTCAAG GTGGACGGGAAACATCAGGATGTTGGAGTTAAGTTTGAGAGGCTGCAGGTTGACATTCAACATCTGGATTTAA GTAAAGTTCCTCTGCTCCGGAAGAAACATCTCCCATTAGTCGGAGTCGGCAAACACCTGTGTGGAGCAGCGACAG ATCTGGCTCTGCGCTGTTTGCTGGAAACACCAGGACTGAGAGAGGAGACTGAACCACCACCAAAACGCCTCAGAACCTCAGAACCAGCTGCTGGTCCAGACACAGGTTCTGTCTTGAATGATACAGGACTAGTTTCTGATCCTGGTCCTGCATCTGGTGCTGTCCTTGGCCTGGCAGTGGCGCTGTGCTGTCACCATCGCTGTGAGTGGCGCCACTACGTGGGTCAGCAGTTCTTCTTGCAACAAGGACTCGGAGCTTCAGAGTTCTCCGCTTTCTGTCGAATTTCCAGCTGGGCCACATGTGGACTCAGACCGACCAATCAGGATGCAACCAGGCcgggaggagacgaggaggagcacGAAGccgcagaggagacagatgctGTGAACGG GTTTTTGTCGGCAGCTGAACGGGAGCAGGTCGGTCGACTCTGTAAACTTCTTATCgacagcggcagagttcactTCCTCACGACTAAAGGATTCGACAGCAAACTGAGTCGCTACGCCGACGCTCAGGTGACCCTGGAGAACGTCCTGCTGACCGCCGTGCCCTCACCGCGACCTCTGTCCTGA
- the trmt13 gene encoding tRNA:m(4)X modification enzyme TRM13 homolog isoform X2 — translation MAAPELCGFFLEKKKRFCKMMVSRGRRFCGEHATMEEGNSSRRIVCPLDPKHTVSEDKLDKHLKKCNSREKEKPVYYVENINAGSADGDECQQQVSLSELSRTELRSLLDKLRTAVTDLQCNVEDSVMSHPALQGELNNPKNGDSAHKHLKQQSSILGHLEELGLLGGGRCYVEFGAGRGKLSHWIHEALKTCKDLQLLLVERCSTRFKVDGKHQDVGVKFERLQVDIQHLDLSKVPLLRKKHLPLVGVGKHLCGAATDLALRCLLETPGLREETEPPPKRLRTSEPAAGPDTGSVLNDTGLVSDPGPASGAVLGLAVALCCHHRSGPHVDSDRPIRMQPGREETRRSTKPQRRQML, via the exons ATGGCGGCTCCGGAGTTGTGTGGTTTCTTCTTGGAGAAAAAGAAACGGTTCTGTAAAATGATGGTGAGCCGAGGAAGAAGGTTCTGTGGAGAACATGCGACCATG gaggaaggaaacagcagcaggagaataGTGTGTCCTCTTGACCCCAAGCA cactGTGAGTGAAgacaaactggacaaacacCTGAAGAAGTGTAActccagagagaaagagaaaccc GTTTATTATGTGGAGAACATAAACGCTGGATCCGCCGATGGAGACGAGTGTCAGCAGCAG GTGAGTCTGAGTGAGCTGAGCCGGACGGAGTTACGCTCTCTGCTGGACAAACTGAGGACTGCAGTCACag ATCTGCAGTGTAACGTGGAGGACAGCGTAATGTCTCATCCTGCCCTCCAGGGGGAGCTTAATAACCCAAAGAATGGAGACTCAGCCCATAAACACCTGAAACAGCAG TCTTCTATTCTAGGTCACCTAGAGGAGCTGGGGCTGCTGGGAGGGGGGCGATGCTATGTGGAGTTTGGCGCAGGTCGAGGGAAACTGTCTCACTGGATCCACGAAGCCCTGAAGACCTGCAaggacctgcagctgctgctggtggagcgCTGTAGCACCCGCTTCAAG GTGGACGGGAAACATCAGGATGTTGGAGTTAAGTTTGAGAGGCTGCAGGTTGACATTCAACATCTGGATTTAA GTAAAGTTCCTCTGCTCCGGAAGAAACATCTCCCATTAGTCGGAGTCGGCAAACACCTGTGTGGAGCAGCGACAG ATCTGGCTCTGCGCTGTTTGCTGGAAACACCAGGACTGAGAGAGGAGACTGAACCACCACCAAAACGCCTCAGAACCTCAGAACCAGCTGCTGGTCCAGACACAGGTTCTGTCTTGAATGATACAGGACTAGTTTCTGATCCTGGTCCTGCATCTGGTGCTGTCCTTGGCCTGGCAGTGGCGCTGTGCTGTCACCATCGCT CTGGGCCACATGTGGACTCAGACCGACCAATCAGGATGCAACCAGGCcgggaggagacgaggaggagcacGAAGccgcagaggagacagatgctGTGA